Part of the Terriglobales bacterium genome, TCTTAACAGGTGGAAGCGTGCGACTAGCAATTCGAAACTGGCTGCTGAAGCAGATGAATGCCCGCGATTCGCTCGACGGCGTCACCGTGACCGTGAAGCTGGCAGTATGCGAATTCGGCGCCAAGCGGGTGGCCCGCGAGCTGCGCTCGATGGCCGCAAAGCTGGAAGGACGCGGCTCGTTGCCGGGCTGGAGTTTCGACGAGGAGACCATGAACGTCGCGGTCAACTCCGGGCGTCGCGGCAGCGCCGCGTAGAGCTACGATCTACTTTTTTGCGGGCTTAGGCTTACTTGCGGGCTTAGGGCGCAACTCCGGAGGCCGAGATTCGGTCAAAGCCCGCAGCACCTTGGGCGTGAGACACCAGTTCAGCACGCCGCGGTGCTGGGAAACTTCCACGCGCGCGACCCCGGCCTTTTTCAAATCAATCCCGGCGCGGCTCCCGCCGCCGATCAAGCGGCCGACAAATTCGCTGAGATTCGGGTTGTGACCGACCACCATGATGGCTTCCTGGTTGGAGTATCGCGTCAGCAGGTTGCGGAATTGCGCAAAGGCGGCCTCGGGGCCAAGCGCGGGATCGATAACAATCTTGCCCTCATAGGCAATCTGGTTGGCCACGATGGAAGCGGTTTGCGTGGCGCGCTTCAAGGGGCTGGAGATGATGACATCAGGGCGTGTTTGCAGCAGGGAGAGGGCGCGGCCGACGCAGCCACACTGCTCGACCCCTTCGCGATCGAGGGGACGTTTTTCATCCTTCGCGGGATCAGTTTTGTGCTGACCGGCGGAAGCGTGGCGGAGAAAATAGACGAGCATGGTTCCTTCGCAAGCAAGAAGTCAGAGCCAGCCAAAAGCGGGCGTGATGTAGAAGGTGGGATTCTCCAGCGACGTGCGGCGCATGAACGAAAGTAGATAGTAACAAAAAGCGGCGAAGCCAGTCCGGCCGCGCCGCTCGCAAGATGGCGGAATTGAGCTATGAGGCGGCCACGCCCGGCGGCCTGCCGACGGCGGCCATGGTGAACGGCAGCACGCGCTTGGGGCCGCGCTTCCGGATCAGCAGCAGGCGAATGCGCTCCAGCAGTTCCACCGGGGCATACATGCCCTTGGGAAGAAAAACGTCGGCCCGCAGATCACGCTCGTAGATCTTCACCTTGCCGGAAAAAAGAATGGCGGGGGTCTGGGGTGAAATCTTTTTCACTTCTTCAATCAACTTATGGCCATCCAGGCCGGGCATGATGAGATCGGAGAGGATCAGGTCAATGCCGCCTTGGCGGAAGACGTCCAAAGCTTCCAGGCCGTTGTTGCAGGTGATGACGCGGTAGCCGCGGGTTTCGAGCATGACCTTGCGGATGGAGAGAGACTGTTCGTTGTCGTCGACGCAGAGGATAGTTCGCTTAGGTTTCATGGCCCTTTCCGAACGGCAGTGAAAATTACAACGGGCATCGCTCGCGCGCGCGCCCGGGCGTAAAGAATCCGAGAAATTTTATCCAATGGGGCGAAAAACAAACGTGCGCGCATCGTACGGTCGAACACGTTCGCTGTAAAGTAGCGCCAAAGATAATAGGAAGATGGCCTAGTGAAAAGAAAAATACTTTCCTATAAGGTGAAATTCCGCGCTGGAGCGCATCGCGATGACGTGACCCTCAGAGAAACACTTCGCCGCGAATTACCTCCACAGAATTTCCACCGACGCGCACATTAACGATCCGGTCACCGTCGCGCCCGGCGCGCACGAAGATCCGGCTCGGTCTCCTGGTTTCGATTCCCTGCTCGATAAGCGCGCGCTCTTCCGGCTTGACGACGCCATGCGCGACCATCCAGGCCGCAGTGCAGCCGGCGGCCGAGCCGGTAGCGGGATCGTCTCCATTATAAAAGATCATGCGGGCGTGGAGGCGGGCGGAGTTGTCCTCGGTTTCGCGGCTGACGAAGTAAAAAAACTTTCCCTGGCTGGCTTCCAGGTATTGCGAGGCGGCTTTCAAGTCTGGATGCAGGGCGCGCATCGAGGCCAGGGTGCGCACCGGCACGATGGTGAATGCCAGGCCGGTCGAAACGGTCTGGATCGGGACGTCGTCGGCAATCTCATCGATCTTTAGCCCGGTGACCCGGGCCACGTCCTCGCGGGAGTGACGGAAGCCTAGTTCGGGATCGCGCTGCCGCATCTCGCCGAAGGCAGTGCCCTCGGAGCCGTCGGTAAAGCTCACCGCAATCTTACCCACGTTGAGATCCAGTTCAACGACGCTGGCGCCAGTAGCGCCGTGAAGGACTGTGGCAGTGCCGAGCGTGGGGTGACCGGCGAAGGGGAGTTCTTCCTGGACGGTGAAGATGCGGACGCGGTGACCGCGCTCGCGCTCGGTGGCGCTGTCGCGAGGCAGCACGAATGTGGTCTCGCACAGGTTGGTCTCACGGGCCAGGGCCTGCATTTCGCGGTCGCTGAGGCCGCGCGCGTCGGTGAAGACGGCGAGCGCGTTGCCCTCCAGGGGGCGCGAGGTGAAAACATCCAACTGAACGTACTGAAAACGTCGTGGCGTTGCGGGCATGTCCTGGACGTTCGAAGTGGTGGGTCAGTCGCCGCCTTTGAGACGGCGACTGACGATTGAATTTCAAGCCGACTTCTTGCTGGCCGTTTCCTTGGGCTGCGGCACGATGCGGATGTAGGGACGCGGCTCTTTCCATTCGCCGAAAATCTTCTTCGCCTCGTCGTTGCTGACGGAGCCGGAGATGATCACGTCCTCGCCCTGCTTCCAGTTTGCCGGAGTGGCGACCTTGTGCTTGGCCGTCAACTGAAGGGAGTCGATGACGCGCAACACTTCGTCGAAGTTACGGCCGGTGGTCATGGGATAAACCAGGATGAGCTTGATCTTCTTGTCAGGACCGACGACGAAAACGTTGCGCACGGTCATATTGTCGGCGGCGGTGCGGCCCTCACAAGAGCCCTCGACGGAAGCCGGCAGCATGCCGTACTGCTTGGAAATTTTCAGGTCGGTGTCGCCGATCATGGGATAGTTGGGTGCGAATCCCTGGGTTTCCTTGATGTCCTTGGCCCACTTGGCGTGATTGTCCACGGGATCAACGCTGAGCCCGATGATCTTGGTGTTGCGCCTGTCGAATTCGGGCTTGATCCTGGCCATGTAGCCAAGTTCGGTGGTGCAAATGGGGGTGAAATCTTTGGGGTGGGAGAAAAGAACAGCCCAGGAATCGCCGATCCAATCGTGGAACCTGATCTTGCCCTCAGTGGTTTGGGCCTCGAAATCCGGGGCGACATCGCCAATCTTGAGACTCATCATGTGCCTCCTTGAATTCTATGGTCAGAATTGTAATGGCAGAGCTGACCCAGGTGCACGGCGGCCCGAGAGGCGGCTGGTGTACGCAGGACCAATGAAGCATTAGACTCGCGAACCGTTAAAAGAGCTTCAGAAACCGTATCCCCCCAAATTCGCCAAACCCAGGCGGAGGGGGGCCACTCACCAGGAACTTCCGCACATCAGCTCGCCGGACTCGCAAATGGGGGCCACCCTGCCACCCGCACATCTGTTCCGCTTCCCGAAAACGGAACCCTTCCGAAGAATAAATGCGGGCGAAATTACGGAAATTTCGCCCGTTCAGTCCTAGCATTCTTCTGCAGCGGTAATAGCAATTGCTCGCAAGGAGATTTTTATGCGGCATCGGTTTTTCTGCGTCCTTGCTGTTCTGGTGTTAACAACGCTCACCTGTTTTTCACAACAACGCGAAATCACGCAATTCTCTCTCATCGCTGGTCCTTCCTACCTCGCCACGCCATCCCTGAACCTGGCGCAACGCGGATTCAATCTTGACCTTGCTACGAACTATCGCCCCTGGCTGTCGATGGGTTTCGATTTCAGCGCCTTCACTGGCGGCACTACGCTGATGCCGCAATACCTCAACGCGGCAACGCAGGCGAAGCTAGGGGCGCTCCCGAAACCCTTGTTCATGTCTGTCGCGGGAGGAGTTCCTTTCACCACTTCGACGTATACGTATCAGATGGGACCGCAACTGAATTACCGGCATTTTAGAAAGGTGACGCTCTTCGTACGCCCCGCACTCGGCCTGCTGCACGCGAAGTTTCAGACCCATCCGGAAAAGCTCTCCAGCCCCTACGCCACACCGGTCATCATGGGCCTGCTGAATGGGAAGTTGTCGTCGGCTGACACCTCGGTGTTTTATGGCTTCGGCGGCGGGGCTACCTGGGAGATCCACCCGAACTTCGGGCTTCGTGCCACCGTGGACTTGGCCCGCTACAACTTTTTTGCCCAAACCCTGACCGGCCC contains:
- a CDS encoding PhzF family phenazine biosynthesis protein — translated: MPATPRRFQYVQLDVFTSRPLEGNALAVFTDARGLSDREMQALARETNLCETTFVLPRDSATERERGHRVRIFTVQEELPFAGHPTLGTATVLHGATGASVVELDLNVGKIAVSFTDGSEGTAFGEMRQRDPELGFRHSREDVARVTGLKIDEIADDVPIQTVSTGLAFTIVPVRTLASMRALHPDLKAASQYLEASQGKFFYFVSRETEDNSARLHARMIFYNGDDPATGSAAGCTAAWMVAHGVVKPEERALIEQGIETRRPSRIFVRAGRDGDRIVNVRVGGNSVEVIRGEVFL
- a CDS encoding response regulator, translating into MKPKRTILCVDDNEQSLSIRKVMLETRGYRVITCNNGLEALDVFRQGGIDLILSDLIMPGLDGHKLIEEVKKISPQTPAILFSGKVKIYERDLRADVFLPKGMYAPVELLERIRLLLIRKRGPKRVLPFTMAAVGRPPGVAAS
- the sixA gene encoding phosphohistidine phosphatase SixA; this translates as MLVYFLRHASAGQHKTDPAKDEKRPLDREGVEQCGCVGRALSLLQTRPDVIISSPLKRATQTASIVANQIAYEGKIVIDPALGPEAAFAQFRNLLTRYSNQEAIMVVGHNPNLSEFVGRLIGGGSRAGIDLKKAGVARVEVSQHRGVLNWCLTPKVLRALTESRPPELRPKPASKPKPAKK
- a CDS encoding peroxiredoxin yields the protein MSLKIGDVAPDFEAQTTEGKIRFHDWIGDSWAVLFSHPKDFTPICTTELGYMARIKPEFDRRNTKIIGLSVDPVDNHAKWAKDIKETQGFAPNYPMIGDTDLKISKQYGMLPASVEGSCEGRTAADNMTVRNVFVVGPDKKIKLILVYPMTTGRNFDEVLRVIDSLQLTAKHKVATPANWKQGEDVIISGSVSNDEAKKIFGEWKEPRPYIRIVPQPKETASKKSA